The following nucleotide sequence is from Acyrthosiphon pisum isolate AL4f chromosome A2, pea_aphid_22Mar2018_4r6ur, whole genome shotgun sequence.
cactcTTATGGATTATTATTcctagaataataattttaataactaagaaactacttatttgaaatttaaattgagcacatcaacattttcaaaaaaaaatatctactaaataatttacagtaaaaaaagggGGCATCTATTTGAAAACTGATGTTTGTTTTGGTCAgaacatttagttttttttaagtgcaTTAAGTACTGATGGtactaatagtattttatttcaattaatttgactttgctatttaatttaaataaacacaaaaatagcTATGAAAATCTTCACTTAGCATACCTTTTGAATATGTACAGCTAGGTCTCTGGTTGGTACTAATACTAATGCTTGACACTCatttaaattggttttaatACGTTGCAGTAATGGTATGGTAAACATCATTGTTCTACCATTACCGGGTCCAGCAAAAACTATTATGTCTCGACCATTTATGCAGTGCACAACAACGCGTTTTTGTAAAGCAGTTGGATTGACAAAACCAAGAGAGTATATGCCACGCAagatatcaatttttaaattcatatcatTGAAGCTATTAATGCTGCATTCAGAATTACTGACATTACGCGGCAATTCATCACATTGACCTGATTCTGTTTGCTCAGAGGATATGTTATTCTTTTCTGttgtctgttaaaaaaaaaaaaacatattttaaaaataaacaaaatttaaaaatagacacCATACTTGGGAACTGTTTTGCAATAAATTTGTAtagtcatttaaaaatttattcacttcttttttaaatgttttcaattccTTTTTCTTGTTGCATTTATTATGTTCTTTTGATGATACGTCTGTACTAACATTTCCATTTTTCAAAGACTGATTCACATTTTCTTCATCCTGTAAAATTTGatgacaaatataaattattatagaataaaattgaaattatactgacgaaaaataatatttattttctatttgtttgATTGGTTTATTTTAGAAAAGCTGTTTTTCTTTACATGAAAATGTACTTCATTAAGGATATGTTAAAGGTAAAtggtttatttattaactactagttttaaaaataaaagatctgggtaaatgtaaaatgataaattaatatgaaatacttaataatatggaCTAACTTGAATATAATCGATTCCTTGTTGCAATAACAAATGTGGTAGTTTTAGTAACAAATCACCAATACTAACATTGGAATCTGAACATAAACTCTCTTTGTTAAGAGTTGGTTGAGATGTACTAGCCTCGTGAAGTGTACTACTAGCATTTTCCAATATTACAGAGACAGGATTAACAGAGCTGTTCAAACAAAATTCTATATCTttctataaaaacaacaaataatattttgataaatataatgttaaaaaataataaagcattacgatttcttttaaatagtgatggacaaaaaaaaactttacttttATTGGTACTTGgcttttagattttattttgccTTCAGCATCAAAATAATTAGTTGCTGTTGTGTCTATTTGTGcatcttgtattttattttcaataccaatattattagtaggcTCTCGGTCAACACTTTGACTTTTCAAATCAttctgtaaaattaataatacaaataatattttgatgaatataatgttaaaaataaaaatgctttacaataacaaacatttttttaaaacattgatggacaaaaaaaaaatttacttttataggtacttggcttttagattttatttttccttCAACATCAGGATAATAAGTTtctgttgtttttatttgtgcatcctgtattttattttcaatatcaataagATTAGTAGATTCTTTGTCAACTGTTTGATTTTTCAAATcattctgtaaaaataaaatgttaaaatttaaattttttaactgttaagaaaatatataactatactcACTTCTTCTATagggaaatttaatatttcttgatCAGTAACTACATCATATTGATCCAACAGTTGCATACATTCGTCAAGACTGCCATCATTTACAGTTGAAACTGAATTAGATTTAGATGGTATTGGTGTTTGGAATGTGTCAATGGgattaacattatttaacttTGGGTACAAATCCAATTTATATTTGCCTGAATGAGTAAGAGTGTTTTGTGCAATTTGTGGGATAAAAGTTTTAGACTCAGGTTGTACTAGTTGAACATCAACAGATGAATCGTTACGTAATTTGACATCAAGTTTAGGAACATAAAATCCTgtattaatacaagattctgaggcaatattatttgattgaatattattttcaacatctGACTTGGTTTTCAatatagtattcaaatattttagcgGCTCACTCTCAGCACTTGCTTCCAAAAGATCTTCAACTAACTCAGACccaatattatttgattgaatTTTATTCTCATCgtctaatttagtttttaaaattgatttcaaaTACTTTAGCGGCTCAACCTCAGAACGTAATCTTCCAATTACATTTTCTAATGATACTAACATCTCTTTCTTTTTTTCCAGAttagatattttagtttttaattcctCCACGGATAAACACTCATTGAGTACAAATACATGTTTTTCTAATAATTCTTTTTCGGCACGTAAAGATTTTAATTGCTGCAATAAGTCATTCTGATTTTTTAATTCTGACTCCATCATAGGCACTGTTTAAATcgtcaatacctataatattaaaaattcctggaaataatagtaaaataatgcattagaaaaatacaatttgttttgttaagaggatgccacaaatgtacaacatggcAAATTGTACATTCTAAATACCTGATCCATTTaactctgttatttttaaaattagagtgaatgataacatttaaatgtaagattatAATCTAGGCCTCAGAGATGCCCTAGAATAATTTTAGGGCGTTTTGGaggtttttattgatttatttattttttattaagagcCAAGTTATGGAAATTTTTAAACCGTACATTtttgtggcgtcctcttaaatctACATAATACACTGTTGTATACATCAGGGAAAAGGAGGTTCCAAGAATGACAAatcttttatatgtataaatattgaatatataaaaaaattactatggtGCATAAACCAAAACCAATTGTAGTATCTAGTTGGAAAATATATTACTCAACTGTTACTATAGAAACTAAAAATGACCAgactaaatttaaaactgtcaactaggtcaaatttttatttaaaaaaaaaatgtaatagaaaataaatcaatattttgaattttgaatagttTAACATTTGAATTGCTGCGAAGGACTACACCACtgatgtatatttaatgtagttattaacaattattaacgtaaaataataaacagaaaCAGCATATCATATTTGATAAATCAAATATactgcttataataataatagctgcaacattgattgaataataaaatcaaatggaaataatacaaaaactgtCCAATGGGTACccttaataaacattatttgccTTAATGCTAAATAGTTGAGTACCTAAATAgatcttaattattttgtaagctacgagtaattatttagtttgaaaaattataatgtgtagCACAATTAAAAAAGTGCTCACTGTTACTTTTTGAAGATCGTGAATCgtgattacatattttgtttaatgatttGGTACTttctaattacatattatatagaaaaaaataaaaatattttctttttcatataaaatgaaTCAAGTTCACCTAATATTTGTTTAGtttaaatcatagatatatacaacaactagatagctgTCTTTATACTTCAGTTGTGACTAGTGTTGAAATCGGCCGCTATCTAtgaagcaggcaatgtttacatttattttacatttatttatatacatatatatttatcgatacatatatactatgataatattattttgtaaacattgcctgctttgtaaatggcggccgacttccATAACAAGAAGGAGACAGCTATctatttgttgtatatatctatggtttaaataatggttataaaattatgatctcTATTTAAAAATTCGCTAGTCTAAACCGgcatgaaaaataatgcaccagGATGTTtgcaacatattatttacatggttcattatccgggtgcgggataatgtgggatcattttaaaccggtttagtctagcgaatttctactataaatgagaatatttaaaaagttttatttatactataggtacttatcattaaaatgtataacttaatattttactagatttttctttttcaaacaaaaggtttaaaataatattaataactaataagacaacattttagatttcataaaaaattgtgatttagGTATTGATCttgattatttctttatttagtGGAATtcaataaaagataaaatttttagaagaaaatctGATTTTCTTTTCCGAACAAAATCAAAGACCAGACAATACATACTCAcagaaatattttgttatttgttcgTGATGTAAACTACAAGTTTGAAATTTTCAGGGTCAGCACAGAATACAAATGAGAACGAAACTAAGAAACAACCTTCAACTCAGTCGTACTGCGACACAATTGACATgaatcgtattaatattttaaacaagttaaaatgttatgttatcatTATCCATTAGAGCATAGCACAGAATTATAGAATGTGGAGATGGTCTTGTGGTATGACTCACCCACCTGAAATCATACAACCGGTCaggttgtttttgtttttcgcgAACACGGAACACCGTACAATGAGAATGACTCACGGCATTCGGCAATCGCtaagttgaataataataaataataatattattattatttattattttgataatcgTCGTAGCTGATACTACAACTCACAGGGTGACCACGTCTCATAACTCAATCCACCGTATGAAGTTTTGGGACACTGGTTCGAGTATTTTTAAtctttcataataaattattattgctctgtacttctaatattaaatattatacctaatataatacaaatattataataactttttatgttttattctcGCATTTCGTATTTTCATTGTTCgtgaaataatcaaaatattattttcaaaaataaaattattcacgaATAgcttatgtataaataatgattacacTTGAATTACATTTAGGAATTTGTGACCTGCCAAATCGTTATTTAAGTAAATGACAAAGCGTGAAGTGTTTTTTACTGTCAAGAACCCATTGATGGATTCAGGTAGCAGTATAACAGTATCATTCAAAATGCCTAGGTTTTTACCTCAATAATtggatgataattattaattttgaatgagAATTAAATGTCTGTTAATTATAATCATGGGCGCCCATTGGGGGCGGGGGGAGACAGGgcacttgccccccccccctggaaaAAAATTTCATGAACTTGTAGCTCAATAAATATTACCACAATATTACCTTATTACCGAggaaaattatttgttgaaatcACTTTTAAGatatgaaataagtataaaaatatactcattgttatcgtatattaatatcatagataGTCAGATAGTCTGTAgttcgtataggtacctatacgtaaaattatttatcgcaGATAATTTGTGGTAAATCCATAAAGatcacaatataggtactacaaatattttatcagacaACATTAACTGCATTTTAGTCGTCCACTTTCTGTGTGACATTATATTTAGTGCTGACTGCTGAGTGTCattagtgattattattttttaaaattttcaatttttactatGGATATTCGAtcgtttttaagtaaaaaaaaatctgatgaAGATAATGCATCTGCTGTGCTTGAGCCACACACATCGAAAAATACAAGTGTTTCTGCTCAAGTAAATTCAAACCCGGAATGTTCTACGTCAATAAATACGGTACCtacattaactattaattatacgcCAAATGATTGTGAGTCATATCCAGATttaggattttatattaataaatcaaatttatcagatgaactgaaatataatttactaacaaaaccatgtgataattatgattttaagaaTGACAGTATTGCACAAAAaaggaattttaaaatagaatggCTTAAACAATATCGATGGTTAGTTTATTCTAGACATTTAAAAGGCGGCTTATGCAAACATTGTGTTGTTTTTCGTCCTGTCGTTAAAAGAGGATTATTAGGAGCGTTCATTGTAAGTGAATTTACCAAGTATAAAGATTTTCATTTTCACGCAAAAAAACATATGCAATCTGAATGGCATAGGGATTCGGTTTCTCAatcaacagatttttttaaaaattatgtccAACAAAGAAAAAAgtgttataaatcaattaaatattgctCAACACTcacaaattgaacaaaatagaaaaaagcTAGACCCTATTTtgtcatcaataatattttgtggcaAATGATCTAGCAATTAGAGGCAAATTGAGCTGTAGTGGAAATTTTCATGATCTTTTAAAGTTTCGTGTTGAATCTGGAGATAGTGTTCTGTCTGAGCATTTATCAGCATGTCATAGTAAAGCTAAATATACCTCTCATCGCAttcaaaatgaattaattttattatgtggaAATGTATTATGTGATCAAATTGTTCGAGAAGTAAATAGTAGCTTAAGTTTTTCACTGTTAGCCGACGAAACTTCCGATATTGCTGGCATTGAGCAACTTTCGATTGGTGTTCGTTATGTTGATAGTTAAAAAACTATAAGAGAAGAATTTATAGGATTTAGTGCACTACAAACATTAGATGCAGTTGGTATAGCTACTTCTATTTTGACTTCTGTTGAAAAATACGGTTTGAATATGAATAAACTTGTTGGCTTGGGTTTTGACGGGTGTTCAGTAATGGCTGGAAAAGAAAATGGAGTtcagaaaataatttgtgataaaTATTCTAAAGCAACATTTTTCCACTGTGCTTCACATAGACTCAATCTCGTTGTAAATGATTTGAATGCAGTGacagaaatacaaaatactgcAGGAGTAATTAAagaggttattaatttttttcgtgaaaGTGTACTTCGTCGAAAATTGGTTACAAATATACCACTTTTGTGTGATACTCGTTGGTCTGtgaaatataaatctattcGCATTTTTGCtgaaaactttattaatattaagtcagTTTTAGAAAAACTATCTCATAATAATGACTCAGATTTTAAAGTTAACACCACTACTCGCACAAAAGCACAGGAACTATCATGTGTGACATCAACatcagaatttattatatttttaaatattatatccaaataCTCAGCTCAATTAGAACCAGTTACAAATAAATTGCAGGCAAAATCTATTGATTTATACTCGGTCCAAATCCAAAATCATATTCaagatttattatctatatttaataataatagagaacAATCAGATAtcgtttttaatgatatttttaataactccgTATTTATGGCAGAAAAAATTGGCGCAGATATTAAAAATCCACGTATTAcatccaaaataaaaaaagatcaaATTACGAAACCGATTTTGCTGAACACTATTACAGACTCTATATTTTTATTCCGTACTTAGATTCACTAATATCATCTCTTTCTCGACGATTTTCAAGTACAAATAAAATAGCATTCTCAATAAGTCTACTGCAtcctacaaatattaaaaagtacacCATTAATGATTTCGAAGAAAAAATTAAGCTGATTAGTGATcattatgaaattgaaaatatgatagagcagaggttcccaaactttttattgtacgacccattttgaaaattttttaaaatatggcgACCCACAATATCAatgaatgacctttttttttttttaccatacaacagaaaattaaactattttattaaattttatgtaattacgaaaaaaaagtataataagtataatatattagtaatttaataagtatataatttatttagttactaaaaaaagtataataagtataatatattagtaatttaataagtatataattttaatgtgaagGATGTAAttgtttcctattttttttcatcacatCATCGATATCCACTTCTGTTGACACAGATATTGTCTCCATTTTTTCTTGACAGTTGACTTTGACccattgacttttttttaaccaattgtCCATAGTtttacaaaagtacaaaaaaaatgaatttatttaaaacaaaaagtactatttaatataaaactgcGTACGTGTATCGTATTCAATGTACCGCGTGTTACtgaaaataatcaaaagttTTGAACGTCAAGCGACATTCACGTATCTACTAATTTGTTTCAGATAGGTAAATcgttatatttacaataactaTTCAGTTAATCTGATTGTGTCGATTTGACACGGCTGCTGGTAAACTCGTAATTGTCACACTCACAGGTAAGGATTGACGATAAAActgaatttgaactttgaatatcAACGAAAAGTAatagatgattatatttttgtattatttaaaaaaatagcgcGACCCACCAAAAGTATAATCGCGACCCACTTTTGGGTCGCGACccacagtttgggaacctctgtgATAGAGGAATCTAATATTTGGTATCAGTATTGGATTGATAAAAATTTGACTGACTCCCAGTGTGATGAAATTTCGTTTGTTGATTTATTGGCTCATTACGAATATTATCCTGCTATTTTCCaaatactgaatatttttatatcactgCCTCCGACAACGTGCACAATAGAAAGATCGTTCAGTACATAAAGACGAGTAAAAACGTGGCTTCGCTCGACTACAGGAGAAGATCGTTTAAATGGGTTGTGTATGATGAGCCTTCATCGTGAAAGAGTTAGATGTCATTAATATGTTTGGAATAAAACGAAGAAATTTGCAGTTCTTATTTGCTGATAccgaataatatacttaattatattatttaatttatattttttataatctaatataacatgcatgtataaaataacattaaatctttattatcttacattcaaaatttttttattttgacccCCCCTAAAATGTTACCTATGGGCGCCcatgattataa
It contains:
- the LOC100163629 gene encoding ATP-dependent RNA helicase DRS1 isoform X1, encoding MMESELKNQNDLLQQLKSLRAEKELLEKHVFVLNECLSVEELKTKISNLEKKKEMLVSLENVIGRLRSEVEPLKYLKSILKTKLDDENKIQSNNIGSELVEDLLEASAESEPLKYLNTILKTKSDVENNIQSNNIASESCINTGFYVPKLDVKLRNDSSVDVQLVQPESKTFIPQIAQNTLTHSGKYKLDLYPKLNNVNPIDTFQTPIPSKSNSVSTVNDGSLDECMQLLDQYDVVTDQEILNFPIEENDLKNQTVDKESTNLIDIENKIQDAQIKTTETYYPDVEGKIKSKSQVPIKNDLKSQSVDREPTNNIGIENKIQDAQIDTTATNYFDAEGKIKSKSQVPIKKDIEFCLNSSVNPVSVILENASSTLHEASTSQPTLNKESLCSDSNVSIGDLLLKLPHLLLQQGIDYIQDEENVNQSLKNGNVSTDVSSKEHNKCNKKKELKTFKKEVNKFLNDYTNLLQNSSQTTEKNNISSEQTESGQCDELPRNVSNSECSINSFNDMNLKIDILRGIYSLGFVNPTALQKRVVVHCINGRDIIVFAGPGNGRTMMFTIPLLQRIKTNLNECQALVLVPTRDLAVHIQKIIMSVGDFLGVNVCIGGDNVPRKLSVVPHVVVGTPAGVSNMISCKSLRTGSIQTVVINKAEKMLTNNYTTLIEEIMRKLTRTRQVTLLTSDKLDHVLDIYMESLRDPLVIINDQEKEYDLLKNLPKQFYLNIQKEWKMNALCEINETLKIQRSIVFCNTLDRAQKLCESLQRLEYAVSLFHLEMNAHDREQKLELFSSNNLKMLITTDPIKGSQFQQAAWIINYDLPINPICYLDRVAKCAENIKVINLIDEDDDQTKLAIETHNKSYMIQMPLNMIDLLQY
- the LOC107882565 gene encoding uncharacterized protein LOC107882565, with translation MNKLVGLGFDGCSVMAGKENGVQKIICDKYSKATFFHCASHRLNLVVNDLNAVTEIQNTAGVIKEVINFFRESVLRRKLVTNIPLLCDTRWSVKYKSIRIFAENFINIKSVLEKLSHNNDSDFKVNTTTRTKAQELSCVTSTSEFIIFLNIISKYSAQLEPVTNKLQAKSIDLYSVQIQNHIQDLLSIFNNNREQSDIVFNDIFNNSVFMAEKIGADIKNPRITSKIKKDQITKPILLNTITDSIFLFRT
- the LOC100163629 gene encoding ATP-dependent RNA helicase DRS1 isoform X2: MMESELKNQNDLLQQLKSLRAEKELLEKHVFVLNECLSVEELKTKISNLEKKKEMLVSLENVIGRLRSEVEPLKYLKSILKTKLDDENKIQSNNIGSELVEDLLEASAESEPLKYLNTILKTKSDVENNIQSNNIASESCINTGFYVPKLDVKLRNDSSVDVQLVQPESKTFIPQIAQNTLTHSGKYKLDLYPKLNNVNPIDTFQTPIPSKSNSVSTVNDGSLDECMQLLDQYDVVTDQEILNFPIEENDLKNQTVDKESTNLIDIENKIQDAQIKTTETYYPDVEGKIKSKSQVPIKNDLKSQSVDREPTNNIGIENKIQDAQIDTTATNYFDAEGKIKSKSQVPIKKDIEFCLNSSVNPVSVILENASSTLHEASTSQPTLNKESLCSDSNVSIGDLLLKLPHLLLQQGIDYIQDEENVNQSLKNGNVSTDVSSKEHNKCNKKKELKTFKKETTEKNNISSEQTESGQCDELPRNVSNSECSINSFNDMNLKIDILRGIYSLGFVNPTALQKRVVVHCINGRDIIVFAGPGNGRTMMFTIPLLQRIKTNLNECQALVLVPTRDLAVHIQKIIMSVGDFLGVNVCIGGDNVPRKLSVVPHVVVGTPAGVSNMISCKSLRTGSIQTVVINKAEKMLTNNYTTLIEEIMRKLTRTRQVTLLTSDKLDHVLDIYMESLRDPLVIINDQEKEYDLLKNLPKQFYLNIQKEWKMNALCEINETLKIQRSIVFCNTLDRAQKLCESLQRLEYAVSLFHLEMNAHDREQKLELFSSNNLKMLITTDPIKGSQFQQAAWIINYDLPINPICYLDRVAKCAENIKVINLIDEDDDQTKLAIETHNKSYMIQMPLNMIDLLQY